Proteins co-encoded in one Brassica rapa cultivar Chiifu-401-42 chromosome A02, CAAS_Brap_v3.01, whole genome shotgun sequence genomic window:
- the LOC103853635 gene encoding kinesin-like protein KIN-5B isoform X1, with protein MKVTFLELYNEEVTDLLAQEDSSRSSSEDKQKKHVSLMEDGKGCVVLRGLEEEVVYSANDIYALLERGSSKRRTADTLLNKSLLTLGRVINALVEHSSHIPYMYLPLSYKTFVCSWTITVDLCLCRDSELTRLLRDSLGRKTETCIIATISPSAHSLEETLSTLDYAYRAKNIKNKPEANQKLSKPVLLIYLYLELERMKEDVRAARDRKGLHTLLSHVYHQMSQKIFNTASTIFSNIYNQAHTNTLQFNFSLLMYDFLS; from the exons ATGAAAGTCACGTTCTTGGAGCTGTACAACGAAGAAGTCACAGACCTGTTAGCTCAAGAAGACTCTTCAAGATCTTCTTCTGAAGATAAGCAGAAAAAGCATGTTTCTCTGATGGAAGACGGGAAAGGCTGTGTGGTTCTACGCGGTCTCGAGGAAGAAGTTGTGTACAGTGCTAACGATATATACGCTCTTCTCGAACGAGGCTCATCAAAAAGACGCACGGCGGATACGTTGTTGAACAAGAGCTTGCTTACGCTGGGGCGTGTGATCAATGCGCTTGTGGAACATTCTTCACATATACCTTACATGTACTTGCCCTTGTCCTACAAAACATTTGTGTGCTCTTGGACTATAACGGTAGATCTTTGTCTTTGTAGGGATAGTGAGCTGACAAGGCTTTTACGAGACTCTCTAGGAAGGAAGACAGAGACTTGTATCATTGCTACAATCTCACCATCTGCTCATTCCTTGGAAGAAACTTTAAGCACTTTGGATTATGCCTATCGTGCCAAGAACATTAAGAACAAACCTGAG GCAAACCAGAAGTTATCCAAACCTGTGTTGCTTATATACCTTTACTTGGAGCTTGAGAGAATGAAAGAAG ATGTAAGAGCGGCAAGGGATAGAAAAGGTTTACACACATTACTTTCTCATGTATATCATCAGATGAGCCAGAAGATTTTCAATACTGCTTCAACCATTTTCAGTAACATCTACAACCAAGCTCACACCAACACTTTGCAATTCAATTTCTCTTTGCTTATGTATGATTTTCTTTCATAA
- the LOC103853635 gene encoding kinesin-like protein KIN-5B isoform X2, whose amino-acid sequence MKVTFLELYNEEVTDLLAQEDSSRSSSEDKQKKHVSLMEDGKGCVVLRGLEEEVVYSANDIYALLERGSSKRRTADTLLNKSLLTLGRVINALVEHSSHIPYMDSELTRLLRDSLGRKTETCIIATISPSAHSLEETLSTLDYAYRAKNIKNKPEANQKLSKPVLLIYLYLELERMKEDVRAARDRKGLHTLLSHVYHQMSQKIFNTASTIFSNIYNQAHTNTLQFNFSLLMYDFLS is encoded by the exons ATGAAAGTCACGTTCTTGGAGCTGTACAACGAAGAAGTCACAGACCTGTTAGCTCAAGAAGACTCTTCAAGATCTTCTTCTGAAGATAAGCAGAAAAAGCATGTTTCTCTGATGGAAGACGGGAAAGGCTGTGTGGTTCTACGCGGTCTCGAGGAAGAAGTTGTGTACAGTGCTAACGATATATACGCTCTTCTCGAACGAGGCTCATCAAAAAGACGCACGGCGGATACGTTGTTGAACAAGAGCTTGCTTACGCTGGGGCGTGTGATCAATGCGCTTGTGGAACATTCTTCACATATACCTTACAT GGATAGTGAGCTGACAAGGCTTTTACGAGACTCTCTAGGAAGGAAGACAGAGACTTGTATCATTGCTACAATCTCACCATCTGCTCATTCCTTGGAAGAAACTTTAAGCACTTTGGATTATGCCTATCGTGCCAAGAACATTAAGAACAAACCTGAG GCAAACCAGAAGTTATCCAAACCTGTGTTGCTTATATACCTTTACTTGGAGCTTGAGAGAATGAAAGAAG ATGTAAGAGCGGCAAGGGATAGAAAAGGTTTACACACATTACTTTCTCATGTATATCATCAGATGAGCCAGAAGATTTTCAATACTGCTTCAACCATTTTCAGTAACATCTACAACCAAGCTCACACCAACACTTTGCAATTCAATTTCTCTTTGCTTATGTATGATTTTCTTTCATAA
- the LOC103853638 gene encoding transcription factor MAMYB yields MEFYDEDRPRFVFRSRPSSSRTAEENDPKPPNKIFISVSVAISLLVLSLSFFYFESEPTKSLLLRLSISALIGPFAPSSLTGGRIRVGYGQILEQEQINEDLSMDNERESRRNKRSNKMERISFKEESKEDEEHVRGLLETLIKCLDENKIVLPIQLREGILHLNITKLLDYQIKILDGWIEKKNKLIEAIEAVIEASSMEECSCEKKNKLIEAMEACSLED; encoded by the exons ATGGAGTTTTACGACGAAGACAGGCCTAGATTCGTATTCCGATCTCGTCCTTCCTCTTCTCGCACGGCGGAGGAAAACGATCCTAAACCACCTAACAAGATCTTCATCTCAGTGTCTGTCGCTATCTCTCTCCTCGTTTTATCACTCTCCTTCTTCTACTTTGAATCAGAGCCTACCAAATCGCTCCTCTTAAGGCTCTCAATCTCCGCCCTCATCGGTCCTTTCGCGCCTTCTTCTCTCACCGGTGGTAGAATCCGCGTCGGTTACGGTCAGATCTTGGAGCAAGAGCAGATAAACGAAGATCTATCGATGGACAACGAGCGCGAATCGAGGAGGAACAAACGATCTAATAAAATGGAGAGAATCAGTTTTAAG GAAGAATCAAAAGAAGACGAAGAGCATGTGAGG GGTTTGCTTGAAACTTTAATCAAATGCCTAGATGAAAACAAGATTGTTTTGCCCATCCAACTACGTGAAGGAATCCtacatttaaatataacaaaattactTGACTATCAAATAAAGATCTTAGATGGTTggattgaaaagaaaaataagctTATTGAAGCAATTGAGGCTGTAATTGAGGCTTCCTCGATGGAGGAATGCTCatgtgaaaagaaaaataagctTATTGAAGCGATGGAGGCTTGCTCGTTGGAGGATTGA